The following are encoded together in the Lathyrus oleraceus cultivar Zhongwan6 chromosome 3, CAAS_Psat_ZW6_1.0, whole genome shotgun sequence genome:
- the LOC127130039 gene encoding uncharacterized protein LOC127130039, which yields MAENTRMKELQTAITSMAATIQKLAEDAERRHSEYLHHRNTDLGHLERVEAHLGTLKIDSAISDGSNSHTTPPPFQVRNVKLDFSRFDGNDVLHWIFKAEQFFEFYSTPDTQRLTIAAVHMDKDVVPWFQMRACDNPFQSWIGLTRALELEFVPSPYDLPHSTLFKLTQTDTVNSYYLQFTALANRSDGLSSDAILDCFISGLRPEIKRDVLAQSPRTLSRACALAKLFEEKYPTRPKPFQAAPITRPFSSFPNNQNRNPTSTINQNALPPLLPTPNLKPRPQLSRTPSVKNISPAEMQLRRDKGLCFTCDEKFSFSHRCLNRQYLLLQADDEDIVTSEEGLLDSPVDATDEETQNTQDHHLSFNALNGSGGVGTLRFLGHIQGKPVQVLIDSGSSDNFLQPRIAKFLQLPVEHASQFKVLVGNGQSLEVAGFVNNLQVSIQGHTITLLVYLLPLTGANLVLGAPWLATLGSHIADYRAMSIKFHLDNTFITLHGEQTRTPSQAHYHHIKRLSATKSIAECFSLHFISTQSVVTPNLEIPMDLDHELRTLLLKYSMVFNPPTGLPPKRTQDHAIPLVKGSNPVKVKPYRYAHSQKSQIEKMVMEMLQQGIIQPSSSPFSSPVLLVKKKGGSWRFSTDYRALNAITIKDSFPIPTVDELLDELFGAT from the coding sequence ATGGCTGAAAACACGCGTATGAAGGAACTCCAAACGGCAATCACCTCCATGGCCGCTACCATACAGAAGCTCGCAGAGGATGCCGAGCGACGCCACTCTGAATACCTCCATCATCGAAACACAGATCTGGGTCATTTGGAACGCGTTGAGGCTCATCTGGGTACACTCAAAATTGATTCAGCCATCTCAGATGGGTCGAACTCACACACGACACCGCCACCATTTCAGGTTCGAAACGTGAAGCTTGATTTTTCGCGTTTTGATGGAAATGATGTGCTCCATTGGATCTTCAAAGCAGAGCAGTTCTTTGAGTTTTATTCAACACCAGATACGCAACGTTTGACCATCGCCGCTGTTCACATGGACAAGGATGTTGTTCCCTGGTTTCAAATGCGAGCATGCGACAATCCCTTTCAGTCATGGATTGGCCTTACCAGAGCCCTGGAACTTGAATTCGTACCTTCACCTTACGATTTACCCCACAGCACCCTCTTCAAACTCACCCAAACAGACACTGTTAACTCATACTACCTGCAATTCACCGCTCTTGCTAATCGATCTGACGGGTTAAGCTCCGATGCTATTCTGGATTGTTTCATTAGCGGACTCCGACCCGAAATCAAACGTGACGTGTTGGCCCAATCCCCCCGTACCCTTTCTAGAGCCTGTGccttggccaagttgtttgaaGAAAAATACCCGACCCGGCCCAAACCCTTCCAAGCAGCTCCAATAACCCGACCCTTCTCTTCTTTCCCCAATAACCAAAATCGTAACCCAACTTCAACGATAAACCAAAACGCATTACCACCTCTTCTTCCCACCCCCAACCTTAAACCCAGACCACAACTGTCGCGTACACCATCCGTCAAGAATATCTCGCCGGCAGAAATGCAGTTGCGCCGGGACAAGGGCCTTTGCTTCACTTGTGACGAGAAGTTTTCCTTCTCTCACCGTTGTCTGAATCGTCAGTACCTTCTATTGCAAGCCGATGATGAAGATATTGTAACATCCGAGGAAGGTTTGTTGGATTCTCCTGTGGACGCCACTGACGAAGAGACTCAAAACACTCAGGACCACCATCTCTCCTTCAATGCCCTTAATGGCTCCGGGGGAGTGGGGACTCTCCGATTCTTGGGTCACATTCAAGGGAAACCGGTCCAAGTTCTTATAGATAGTGGCAGCTCGGATAACTTCCTCCAACCACGCATTGCAAAGTTCTTACAACTTCCTGTTGAGCATGCTTCTCAATTCAAAGTGTTGGTAGGAAACGGGCAATCCTTAGAAGTAGCTGGTTTTGTCAACAACCTTCAGGTATCAATTCAGGGTCACACAATTACATTACTTGTCTATTTACTACCCCTAACTGGTGCAAATTTGGTCCTAGGGGCACCATGGCTTGCCACACTAGGTTCTCATATCGCCGATTATCGTGCTATGTCTATTAAGTTCCACCTAGACAACACCTTTATTACTTTGCACGGTGAACAAACCAGGACTCCTTCTCAGGCCCACTATCATCACATTAAAAGATTGTCCGCTACTAAATCTATTGCTGAGTGTTTTTCACTCCACTTTATCAGTACACAGAGTGTTGTTACTCCTAATTTGGAGATACCGATGGACCTCGACCATGAATTGCGTACACTGCTCCTGAAATATAGTATGGTTTTTAACCCTCCTACTGGCCTTCCACCTAAAAGGACTCAGGACCATGCCATTCCCCTTGTTAAAGGAAGTAACCCTGTCAAGGTTAAACCGTACCGCTATGCTCATAGTCAAAAATCACAGATTGAGAAAATGGTCATGGAAATGTTACAACAGGGTATTATACAACCAAGTTCTAGCCCATTTTCATCACCGGTATTATTGGTCAAAAAGAAGGGCGGATCATGGCGATTTTCTACCGACTATAGGGCTCTAAACGCTATCACTATAAAGGACAGTTTCCCTATTCCTACCGTGGATGAATTGCTTGATGAGTTGTTCGGTGCTACTTAA